A stretch of Cucumis sativus cultivar 9930 chromosome 2, Cucumber_9930_V3, whole genome shotgun sequence DNA encodes these proteins:
- the LOC101215235 gene encoding agamous-like MADS-box protein AGL62, giving the protein MKKSLGRQKIEIKKLNVKSRRQVTFSKRRAGLFNKAAELSILSGAEIAILVFSSTDKIYTFGHPNVDFLIDRFLTSNFVPPKPVEAYLPLEELNRDLKDVTAEFETEKRRAERMRKTGGFWWDEAMECMGIEDLKRFRSSLMELRGKVAERVEELAAVRNQGFLTTSPSFHHLSVATEIDDLFYFSI; this is encoded by the coding sequence atgAAGAAATCATTGGGCCGTCAAAAGATCGAAATCAAGAAGCTAAATGTGAAGAGTAGACGGCAAGTAACCTTCTCCAAACGCCGTGCTGGGCTCTTCAACAAGGCTGCGGAGCTCTCCATTCTCTCCGGCGCTGAGATTGCTATTCTCGTCTTCTCTTCCACTGACAAAATCTATACATTTGGTCATCCTAATGTTGATTTCCTCATTGATCGTTTCCTGACGTCCAATTTTGTTCCGCCCAAGCCGGTGGAAGCGTACCTCCCTTTGGAGGAGTTGAATCGTGATTTGAAGGATGTGACTGCGGAGTTTGAAACAGAGAAGAGGCGCGCTGAGAGAATGAGGAAAACCGGGGGGTTTTGGTGGGATGAGGCGATGGAATGTATGGGAATCGAGGATTTGAAGCGATTCCGGTCGTCGTTGATGGAACTGAGAGGAAAAGTTGCGGAGAGAGTGGAGGAATTGGCGGCGGTGAGGAATCAAGGGTTTCTTACTACTTCGCCGTCGTTTCATCATCTTTCCGTCGCGACGGAGATTGacgatttattttattttagtatttga